A DNA window from Daucus carota subsp. sativus chromosome 3, DH1 v3.0, whole genome shotgun sequence contains the following coding sequences:
- the LOC108210899 gene encoding uncharacterized protein LOC108210899 has translation MEVAKVVTCAGETVVVMLLVALVNAHLSALLLRDFFQGFGEYPIHNEDDYISSATKVLDAEGVEDDDNDDDEDGDFDEGEEDPSSEDYGGKSNNKENSKNGSGKGDKQGNGDEEDEEEDDEDGDEDGDDQNNDDDEEEDDDDDEGDKTEEVEDKDEAEEEEEEEDEEIQPPKKRKK, from the exons ATGGAGGTGGCGAAAGTGGTAACGTGCGCTGGGGAGACAGTGGTGGTCATGTTACTTGTCGCTTTAGTCAACGCGCACCTCTCAGCTCTTCTCCTTCGG GATTTTTTTCAAGGATTTGGCGAGTATCCTATACACAATGAAGATGATTATATTTCATCCGCCACTAAAGTGTTGGATGCTGAAGGAGTCgaagatgatgataatgatgacGATGAGGATGGTGATTTCGATGAAGGTGAGGAAGACCCGTCTTCTGAAGATTATGGCGGCAAGTCTAATAATAAAGAAAACTCAAAGAATGGTTCCGGCAAAGGTGACAAACAAGGGAATGGTGATGAGgaggatgaagaagaagatgatgaagacgGAGATGAGGATGGCGATGATCAAAACAATGACGACGACgaggaagaagatgatgatgacgaTGAGGGGGACAAGACAGAGGAAGTTGAGGATAAGGACGAGGCggaggaggaggaagaagaggaagatgaagaaatcCAACCTCCAAAGAAGAGGAAGAAGTAG